One region of Micromonospora ureilytica genomic DNA includes:
- a CDS encoding acyl-CoA carboxylase subunit beta, translated as MTILDSAVDPSAPSYVSNRAALLERLAELDAALDQARAGGGEKYVTRHHARGKLLPRERIELLVDADSPFLELSPVAAYGSDFPVGASVVTGIGVIEGVECLIVANDPTVRGGAVNPWSLAKTRRAGEIALANRLPMVNLVESAGADLPTQAEIFIPGGRVFRDLTRLSAAGIPTVSVVFGNATAGGAYVPGMSDHVIMIRDRSQVYLAGPPLVKMATGEVTDDESLGGAAMHAGTSGLADYLAADERDGIRLARQCVRRLNWRKRGPSRRTAVPQPPKYDPEELLGITSADLKVPFDPREVLARILDGSDFDEFKPAYGDALVTGWGELHGYPVGVLANARGVLFSAEAQKAAQFIQLANASDTPLVFLQNTTGYMVGTEYEQRGIIKHGALMINAVSNSTVPHLTVNLGASYGAGNYGMCGRAYEPRFLFTWPNAKSAVMGPAQLAGVLSIVARQAAAARGRDYDEESDAAMRMMVEQQIESQSGALFLSGRLYDDGVIDPRDTRTVLGLCLSAIHNGPVEGADGFGVFRM; from the coding sequence GTGACCATCCTGGACAGTGCGGTCGATCCGTCCGCACCCTCGTACGTGTCGAACCGGGCGGCGTTGCTGGAGCGGTTGGCCGAGTTGGACGCCGCGCTGGATCAGGCGCGGGCGGGTGGCGGCGAGAAGTACGTGACGCGGCATCACGCACGCGGAAAGCTGCTCCCCCGGGAGCGGATCGAGCTGCTGGTGGACGCCGACAGCCCCTTCCTGGAGTTGTCGCCCGTCGCCGCGTACGGCTCGGATTTTCCGGTCGGGGCCAGCGTGGTCACCGGTATCGGGGTGATTGAGGGCGTGGAGTGCCTGATCGTCGCCAACGACCCGACGGTACGCGGGGGCGCGGTCAACCCGTGGTCGCTCGCGAAGACCCGGCGGGCCGGCGAGATCGCCCTGGCCAACCGGTTGCCCATGGTCAACCTGGTCGAGTCGGCCGGGGCGGACCTGCCCACCCAGGCGGAGATCTTCATCCCCGGTGGCCGGGTGTTCCGTGACCTCACCCGGCTCTCGGCGGCCGGCATTCCGACGGTCAGCGTGGTCTTCGGCAACGCGACGGCCGGTGGCGCGTACGTGCCGGGGATGTCCGATCACGTGATCATGATTCGGGACCGGTCGCAGGTCTACCTGGCCGGTCCGCCGCTGGTGAAGATGGCGACCGGTGAGGTCACCGACGACGAGTCGTTGGGTGGCGCGGCGATGCACGCCGGCACGTCCGGGCTCGCCGACTATCTGGCCGCCGACGAGCGGGACGGCATCCGGCTGGCCCGGCAGTGCGTCCGCCGGCTGAACTGGCGCAAGCGGGGCCCGTCGCGGCGTACGGCGGTGCCGCAGCCGCCGAAGTACGACCCGGAGGAGTTGCTCGGCATCACCAGCGCCGACCTGAAGGTGCCGTTCGACCCCCGGGAGGTGCTGGCCCGGATCCTCGACGGCAGCGACTTCGACGAGTTCAAGCCGGCGTACGGGGATGCGCTGGTCACCGGTTGGGGCGAGCTGCACGGGTACCCGGTGGGGGTGCTGGCCAACGCCCGAGGGGTGCTGTTCAGCGCGGAGGCGCAGAAGGCGGCCCAGTTCATCCAGCTGGCGAACGCCTCGGACACCCCGTTGGTCTTTCTGCAGAACACCACCGGCTACATGGTCGGCACCGAGTACGAGCAGCGCGGCATCATCAAGCACGGCGCCCTGATGATCAACGCGGTGTCGAACTCGACGGTGCCGCACCTGACTGTGAACCTGGGCGCCTCGTACGGGGCCGGCAACTACGGCATGTGCGGCCGGGCGTACGAGCCGAGGTTCCTGTTCACCTGGCCGAACGCGAAGTCGGCGGTGATGGGCCCGGCGCAGCTCGCGGGGGTGCTGTCGATCGTGGCCCGGCAGGCGGCTGCCGCACGGGGGCGCGACTACGACGAGGAGTCCGACGCGGCGATGCGGATGATGGTCGAGCAGCAGATCGAGTCGCAGTCCGGCGCGCTCTTCCTCTCCGGCCGGCTCTACGACGACGGGGTGATCGACCCCCGGGACACCCGGACCGTCCTCGGGCTCTGCCTCTCGGCGATCCACAACGGACCGGTGGAGGGCGCCGACGGCTTCGGCGTCTTCCGGATGTAA
- a CDS encoding acyl-CoA dehydrogenase family protein, translating to MTFDLTPEQDQLRDAVRALGRRYGHSYFVEKAKAGEHTTELWADAGRLGYLGVNIPTEYGGGGGGITELAIVCEELAAAGCPLLLLVVSPAIAATVLSRHGTEEQRKRHLPGLADGSQKIVFAITEPEAGSNFHRLATVARRDGDGWLLNGRKCYISGVDEAGHVLVVARVAVDDGPAGSADASPQKLKPALFLVPTDAAGLTRSKLDMEIVSPENQFLLYLDDVRLPADALLGESLDAGLPALFAGLNPERITVAAMGAGTGRYAIERASEYTATRKVWGGRSIGSHQGVSHPLAHAAVQVELARLMIQKAATLYDAGRDLEAGVAGNMAKYAAGEAAALAVDTAVQVLGGAGMTTEYGVATLLGAVRAGRIAPVSREMILNFVAQHVLGQDKSY from the coding sequence ATGACCTTCGACCTCACCCCCGAACAGGACCAGCTGCGCGACGCCGTCCGGGCGCTGGGCCGCCGCTACGGCCACAGCTACTTCGTCGAGAAGGCGAAGGCTGGCGAGCACACCACCGAACTGTGGGCGGACGCCGGGCGGCTCGGCTACCTGGGGGTCAACATCCCCACCGAGTACGGCGGCGGGGGCGGCGGCATCACCGAGCTGGCCATCGTCTGCGAGGAGTTGGCGGCGGCGGGTTGCCCGCTGCTGCTGCTGGTGGTCTCCCCCGCCATCGCGGCGACAGTCCTCAGCCGACACGGCACCGAGGAGCAGCGCAAGCGGCACCTGCCGGGCCTCGCCGACGGCTCGCAGAAGATCGTCTTCGCGATCACCGAGCCGGAGGCCGGCTCGAACTTCCACCGGCTCGCCACTGTGGCTCGCCGCGACGGCGACGGCTGGCTGCTCAACGGCCGCAAGTGCTACATCTCCGGGGTCGACGAGGCCGGTCACGTGCTGGTGGTGGCGCGCGTCGCCGTCGATGACGGCCCAGCCGGTTCAGCGGATGCGTCTCCACAGAAGCTGAAGCCGGCGTTGTTCCTGGTGCCGACCGATGCGGCCGGGTTGACCCGGTCCAAGCTGGACATGGAGATCGTTTCCCCGGAGAACCAGTTCCTGCTCTACCTGGACGACGTGCGGCTGCCCGCCGACGCGCTGCTCGGTGAGTCGCTGGACGCCGGACTGCCGGCCCTCTTCGCCGGGCTCAACCCGGAGCGGATCACGGTGGCCGCGATGGGCGCCGGCACCGGTCGGTACGCCATCGAGCGGGCCAGTGAGTACACCGCCACCCGCAAGGTCTGGGGTGGTCGCAGCATCGGCTCCCACCAGGGGGTGTCGCATCCGCTGGCACACGCGGCGGTGCAGGTGGAGCTGGCCCGCCTCATGATCCAGAAAGCGGCCACCCTGTACGACGCCGGCCGCGACCTGGAGGCCGGGGTGGCCGGCAACATGGCCAAGTACGCGGCCGGGGAGGCTGCCGCGCTCGCCGTGGACACCGCCGTCCAGGTGCTCGGCGGGGCCGGCATGACCACCGAGTACGGGGTGGCGACCCTGCTCGGCGCGGTCCGGGCCGGGCGGATCGCCCCGGTCAGCCGCGAGATGATCCTCAACTTCGTGGCCCAACACGTCCTCGGTCAGGACAAGTCGTACTGA
- a CDS encoding ATP-binding protein — protein MINRLLVANRGEIARRVFATCRAMGVQTVAVYSDADADAPFVAEADLGVRLPGSSPAETYLRVDLILDAARRSGADAVHPGYGFLAENAEFAAAVTDAGLTWVGPPAKVIAAMGDKLAAKALLAEAGVPMLPSWTDTDEVTDFPVLVKASAGGGGRGMRIVRDADELAEAAASASREAAAAFGDGTVFIERYVERGRHVEVQIFGDSHGRVVALGDRECSIQRRHQKIVEEAPAVVPERVRTALHEAAVAAGHAVDYLGAGTVEFLLAPGGEFFFLEMNTRLQVEHPVTELCTGLDLVGLQLLVSEGEPLPASLPESAGHAIEVRLCAEDAAAGWRPATGTLHRFTVGGVATEFGGLAGPGLRLDSGVVAGSVVGVHYDSMLAKVIAWGRTRAEATRLLASALARAELHGVTTNRDLLVRVLRSAAFAAVEIDTGFLDRHPEVFAPLLPADRLPITALAAALAGAAHRRATAQVLGGLPSGWRNVPAVPQVTRFVGPGGDEIEIRYRLDRTGRLADWASTPTKDAAESAGAPDVVLVEVTPDRVVLDVDGVRRAYRVHPVGSAVFVDGPDGAASLAELPRLPLPTAAVAAGSLLAPLPGVVTRVHVQVGQRVTAGDPLLTLEAMKLEHPVLAPIDGVVAELPVPTGGQVQTGAVLAVVDEKDSR, from the coding sequence ATGATCAACCGACTGCTCGTGGCGAACCGGGGTGAGATCGCCCGCCGGGTCTTCGCCACCTGCCGGGCGATGGGCGTGCAGACCGTCGCCGTGTATTCCGACGCGGACGCCGACGCGCCCTTCGTGGCCGAGGCCGACCTTGGCGTACGCCTGCCGGGGAGTTCGCCGGCCGAGACGTACCTGCGGGTCGACCTGATCCTGGACGCGGCCCGGCGCAGCGGCGCGGACGCGGTCCACCCGGGCTACGGCTTCCTCGCCGAGAACGCGGAGTTCGCGGCGGCCGTGACCGACGCGGGACTGACCTGGGTCGGGCCGCCGGCCAAGGTGATCGCCGCGATGGGCGACAAGCTCGCGGCGAAGGCACTGCTCGCCGAGGCGGGCGTGCCGATGCTGCCGAGCTGGACCGACACCGACGAGGTCACTGACTTCCCGGTGCTGGTGAAGGCGTCCGCGGGTGGCGGCGGGCGCGGGATGCGGATCGTGCGGGACGCCGACGAACTGGCCGAGGCCGCCGCCAGCGCCAGCCGGGAGGCGGCTGCCGCGTTCGGCGACGGCACTGTCTTCATCGAGCGGTACGTCGAGCGTGGCCGGCACGTCGAGGTGCAGATCTTCGGCGATTCGCACGGTCGGGTGGTGGCCCTCGGTGACCGGGAGTGCTCGATCCAGCGGCGCCACCAGAAGATCGTCGAGGAGGCGCCGGCGGTCGTGCCCGAGCGGGTGCGGACGGCGTTGCACGAGGCGGCGGTGGCCGCCGGGCACGCGGTGGACTACCTGGGCGCGGGCACCGTGGAGTTCCTGCTCGCCCCGGGCGGTGAGTTCTTCTTCCTGGAGATGAACACCCGGCTCCAGGTGGAGCACCCGGTCACCGAGTTGTGCACCGGGCTGGACCTGGTGGGCTTGCAACTGCTCGTCTCCGAGGGCGAGCCGCTGCCGGCGAGCCTGCCGGAGAGCGCCGGACACGCGATCGAGGTACGCCTGTGCGCGGAGGACGCGGCGGCGGGTTGGCGGCCGGCCACCGGGACCCTGCACCGGTTCACAGTTGGCGGGGTGGCGACCGAGTTCGGTGGGCTGGCCGGGCCGGGTCTGCGGCTCGACTCGGGTGTGGTGGCCGGTTCGGTGGTCGGGGTGCACTACGACTCGATGCTCGCGAAGGTGATCGCCTGGGGTCGTACCCGCGCGGAGGCGACCCGGCTGCTGGCCAGCGCGCTGGCCCGGGCCGAGCTGCACGGGGTGACCACCAACCGGGATCTACTGGTCCGGGTGCTGCGGAGCGCCGCGTTCGCCGCCGTGGAGATCGACACGGGCTTCCTGGACCGGCACCCGGAGGTCTTCGCCCCGCTGCTCCCCGCCGACCGGCTTCCGATCACCGCCCTCGCCGCCGCGCTGGCGGGTGCGGCCCATCGCCGGGCAACCGCGCAGGTGCTGGGCGGGCTCCCCTCCGGCTGGCGCAACGTGCCAGCCGTCCCGCAGGTCACCCGCTTCGTCGGGCCGGGCGGCGACGAGATCGAGATCCGCTACCGCCTGGATCGGACCGGCCGGCTCGCCGACTGGGCCAGCACACCGACGAAGGACGCCGCCGAATCAGCGGGAGCGCCCGATGTGGTGCTCGTGGAGGTCACCCCGGACCGGGTGGTGCTCGACGTCGACGGAGTTCGGCGCGCGTACCGCGTACACCCTGTGGGGTCGGCTGTCTTCGTGGACGGCCCGGACGGGGCGGCGAGCCTGGCCGAGCTGCCGCGTCTCCCGCTGCCCACCGCGGCGGTGGCGGCCGGGTCGCTGCTCGCGCCACTGCCCGGCGTGGTGACCCGGGTGCACGTCCAGGTCGGCCAGCGGGTCACGGCCGGCGATCCGCTGCTCACGCTGGAAGCGATGAAGCTGGAACATCCCGTGCTCGCCCCGATCGACGGCGTGGTCGCCGAGCTGCCGGTACCGACCGGCGGTCAGGTGCAGACGGGCGCCGTGTTGGCAGTTGTCGACGAAAAGGACAGCCGATGA
- a CDS encoding acyl-CoA dehydrogenase family protein, producing MSIVDTPERRQLRELTRAFVTREVLPHLDDWERSGEVPRALHATAAKLGLLGIGFPESVGGSGGDLLDSIIVTEELIRSGGSSGLVAALFTHGIALPHMVAAAGARTGGSLGGRLGGTASPGDDSLIERYVRPTLSGTMIGALAITEPDGGSDVAGIRTTARRDGDHYVVNGSKTYITSGHRADFVTTAVCTDFPGSGELTLLVIDKGSPGFTVGRRLEKLGWHCSDTAELSFADVRVPVTNRIGAENTGFLAIMQHFAAERLSLATQAYATAQRCVELAVRWCRDRETFGRPLASRQLIRHRLAEMHTRAEAARSYVHEVAGRVAAGEPVVTEVAMAKNVAVAACDHVVDQALQLHGGFGYLRDAEVERHYRDARILGIGGGTTEIMNEIIAKGMGL from the coding sequence GTGAGCATCGTGGACACCCCGGAGCGCCGGCAGCTACGCGAGCTGACCCGGGCGTTCGTGACCCGGGAGGTGCTGCCGCACCTGGACGACTGGGAGCGGTCCGGCGAGGTGCCCCGGGCGCTGCACGCCACCGCCGCGAAGCTCGGCCTGCTCGGCATCGGCTTCCCGGAGTCGGTCGGTGGCAGCGGCGGTGACCTGCTCGACTCGATCATCGTGACCGAGGAGCTGATCCGCTCCGGCGGCTCGTCCGGGCTGGTGGCGGCCCTGTTCACGCACGGCATCGCGTTGCCGCACATGGTCGCTGCGGCCGGTGCCCGCACCGGTGGCTCGCTGGGCGGTCGGCTCGGCGGCACCGCGTCCCCGGGCGACGACAGTCTGATCGAGCGGTACGTCCGGCCCACCCTGTCCGGCACGATGATCGGCGCGCTTGCCATCACCGAGCCGGACGGTGGTTCGGACGTGGCCGGCATCCGCACTACCGCCCGCCGCGACGGCGACCACTACGTGGTGAACGGGTCGAAGACATACATCACCAGTGGGCACCGGGCCGACTTCGTGACCACCGCGGTGTGTACCGACTTCCCCGGCAGCGGTGAACTCACCCTGCTGGTCATCGACAAGGGGTCGCCCGGGTTCACAGTGGGACGCCGGTTGGAGAAGCTCGGCTGGCACTGCTCGGACACCGCCGAGCTGTCGTTCGCGGACGTGCGGGTGCCGGTCACCAACCGGATCGGCGCGGAGAACACCGGCTTTCTGGCGATCATGCAGCACTTCGCGGCGGAACGGCTGTCCCTGGCGACGCAGGCGTACGCGACCGCGCAGCGCTGCGTCGAGTTGGCGGTGCGCTGGTGCCGGGATCGGGAGACCTTCGGGCGTCCGCTGGCCAGCCGGCAGCTGATCCGACACCGGTTGGCCGAGATGCACACGCGGGCCGAGGCGGCCCGGTCGTACGTGCACGAGGTCGCGGGTCGGGTCGCTGCCGGCGAGCCGGTGGTGACCGAGGTGGCGATGGCGAAGAACGTGGCGGTGGCCGCCTGCGACCACGTCGTCGACCAGGCGTTGCAGCTGCACGGCGGCTTCGGCTACCTGCGCGACGCCGAGGTGGAGAGGCACTACCGCGACGCGCGGATCCTCGGCATCGGCGGCGGCACCACGGAGATCATGAACGAGATCATCGCGAAAGGCATGGGCCTGTGA